The Oleiphilus messinensis DNA segment CCGCTGGGGTGATCGCAGGTTCCATTGTATCTAAAGCCACAGTTGCTGGTTTAACAATATTGCTTGGAACAACACCTGTTGGCTGGGCGATAGCGATTAGTGCCGGATTGGCAGCAGGATTTTTAGCTGGTTACACAATGAGTGAGGTTGGGAAAGATATAGCAACCCAGCTGTATGACTGGAGTTCTTCCATTGACTGGTTTGATTGAGAGCTTACATGACTAGTGTTCCTTATGATGTTTTTGCGCTTGCTTTCATTATGTTGTGGTCATTCGTTAGCTGGTTGTTATTTATCCGCCTCTCAATGATACCCATGGAAAAGGCACTCAAGCAGAAAGGTGTTGAGCCTTCTGCTTGGGACGGCGTTGGTATTCGTGCGGCTTGGTACGCTTGGGCCATTGTTTTCCAAGGGACTAAACTACAACAAGAGAACGATATTTTATTTGCAAGTGGAGATATTACTAATTACATCCGGCGGAAAGATCGAATTCTTGCAGGGATGCTAATCATCTCAAGTAGCATGTTCTTATCGGGTGGGGTTTTGTATTACCTGTTCAGGATGTAGTCGACTTCGAGCCATGAGTATCCTCTTGCTGAATAGACTGAGTCTGTGAAAAAAGAGAAAAGGAATTTTCGTGAAACGATTAACCAAGCTTTTATTACTTTTTCTGCCCCTACATACCCAAGCAGCCTATTTATGTACCGCAACGAGTGATCATTATCCTGCATTCACTGATGGTATTGTCTTCAGCAAGGAGGTGGAGCTTGAAGGTCCACAAGGGATGCCGAATGGTCATATCGATCTCCATCACCAAAGTGGTTTTGACTTTCGCCTCGTAGCTGGACGAACGATGGTGCAAAACGGGAACAAGCAGTTAATCGATTTTTATATTGAACCTAAATTCTGCAAATAACATTGTACTTGAAAAGAAAAAGGCGACTTGATTCAATTGGTTATCGCCAAATAATCAACAAATCAGAGTCACCTTTTTCATGAGTAAGAATACCCATAAAAGTGCCAAAAAACCAGCCGCAAAAATTCGCTATCAACACACTGGAAAAAAGCTGACCAGTCAAGCTGGAATTATCCCTGCCATGCATTTCCTCGATCACATCGGTTTTACCGAGGCTTGCCAGAAGCACCTTGATTTGCAACGCGGCAACAGTGCTCGTTACAGTTTGGGCGACTCGATCTACCTAACGATTATCGGCATCATCGCCGGTGCCACTTCGCTCAGGAAGGTGGTTTTTGTGTGGGCAGATCAGGTGTTGCGTGAAGTGGGGGGGTGGCTATCGATTCCAGATGACTGCACATTGGGTCGTATTTTCCGTTGTGGAAAGCTCAAGCATGTCACTCAGCTCGAACAGATTAATCACATCTTGCGTCAGGGGGTTTGGCACAGAGCATTGAAGTCCGGTACTTGGTTGCCCGGAACGCTCTATCGAGGCTGGATTGATGTGGACTCGACTGTCAAAACCGTTTACGGTCAACAGGAAGGTGCCGAAAAAGGCTACAACCCAACGAAAAAAGGCTCTAACTCTTATCATCCACTGGTTGCCTTTTGCAGCCACACGAAAGAAATTTTGCAAGCATGGTTGCGCAGTGGCAGCACCTACACCAGCAATGGCATTGTAGGCTTCATGCAGCAACTTTCTGCGCAGATGCCACCCAGAATGCGGCTGCTATTCCGAGGTGATTCAGGATTCTTTGTTGGAGAGCTCATGGACTGGCTGGATCAGGCTCGCCATGGTTACCTGATTAAAGTGAAACTCAAAGGCCTTGCTGCTTTGTTGGACAAGCAAGCTTGGCAACGAGTGCCTGGTCATACCGGTTGGGAACAGTGCGACTTTTTCCATCAATGCGGTCAATGGGAACGGGCACGTCGCTTTGTTGCTGTGCGGCGTAAAACGGCCTTCATCACCAAAGGCCCTCAACAAGCCTTGCTGAATGAGCCCGTTTACGACTACTTCTGCTATGTAACCACAGAGCGGTTGTCTCCTTGGCAAGCACACACGACATACGGAAAGCGCGCAACTTGTGAAACCTGGTTGGATGAAGCTAAGAACCAAATGGGGCTGGCGCAAATCAAGAGCCATGATTTCATGGCCAGCTCATTAATTTTCCAATGCGCTGTGCTGGCGTATAACACGGTACGCTGGATGGCACTACTGAGCGATAATGACGAATTGAAACGATGGGAAATTCAAACTATCCGAACTTTTCTGGTACGTACTGCTGGACAACTCTTGCGTGGTGGGAATCAGCTTAAGGTCAACGTTCCGAGCAACCATCTTCACCCAACTCCGTGGGCTGACTGGTTAAAGTTGTCGTTTATTCATTGACCAAAATACCTATACTTAAATTCTTCGACTAAGCAAATTCCAGATTTGGAGTCAGGCAGACTTTGGCCTGTTGCTCCGGTTGACGATAAAGATGATTATAATTTAAACAGTCCAATCAAGTGAATTACGCTTGTTTCAGTTGCATGGTGTGCAAAACGGTGATCCATCGACACTAAATGTCGCTATAGTCGTATCGAATCGATTCAGACATATAGATTGCAGGATTTAGGTTGAAATTCATCATGATGCTTCTGGGCTGGTTGTTCGTTCCAAGAGTGGGTCGAATGATGGTCTACTTCAGGCCAGAACCGAGATGGTTCAATACCCGGAAAAGAGTCAGATGTACTCAGGTATCTTGATTTTTGACTGTAAGCAGTATTGATTGGCCTTGGGAGAGTTATTAGACGGTGCAATAAAACTGATAGGTGAAGAAACTCTACTGGTATCTCTTCAATAATATATGATAGATTTCCGCTGGGTTAGTTTGTAAGTACGGATTATTATCAGAAGACATGGTGTCTCTGATCATGGATTGAAAGGACAAAAGGAATGATCGCATTTCGTGAGACCAACTGGTCTATTCTCGGCTCATCAGATTTAACGGTTAGCATAGGTACTCCTACTGTTCAGATGCAAGTAGCTGGCGGTAAAATGAAAATGCCTATTAAAAACCGTGTGTCGAATCAGCAAATAGTATTAAATGGCCAAGGATTGGGGGCTGATATTGGTTTATCTGTAGAGCACCCTCTTACAGATTGGGCAAATGTTACTTGGACTATCGATCAAATGCCTGCCAGTGGAATTTTAAATATTTATGCCCGTGCAGATCGGAGCGTGCAAAAAGAAGATTTTGCTGGTTTTGTCTTGGTTACGAGGCTCGAAGCAAGCTTAATGGGGGCAGCTCAGGACATTGGCGCCGCAATTTGGCTAAGGAATGGTATTACTGACTGTTTTTTGAAGAACAAGCAATGTAGCTTTGTTAAGGCCGCTGGTGATGGTGCATTATTATTGAATCCCGTTACCATGAATATTAAAGCGGTCGAATCAATCTATGCTGTCGGCTTTTTTCAAGGACTGGGCTGGTCCACTGATTCTGCATCGATTTCAATGAGCTCTTTGATTTACAGAATGAATTTGGCGCATGCATAGATTTGCTCTCGCCTTTGTTTTGTTTTTAATCTCTGCATGTACTACTCAGGTCAGTGTCGATTTACGGCACTTACCACTTGAGGGTGCGGAGCAGATTTATCTGTCATTGAATAAACGATATTCGATCGACAAAGATACGTTTACCCCACTTGCTGATTTGGCATGCGGTAATGAGAGCTTAGATGCATATCGGGAAATTGCCGATTTCTTAAAGTCACTGAAATTTAAAGAAACTAACAGTATTACCAAGCTTAGGCATGTGGGTGATGATTTAGAAGTACAAGTGGTTAGCAAATACCAAGTGATACCCAACAGCTCTTACGTGCAGGGCAATCTCCTACTTCATTCAATTGTAGATAGCAAGGGGAAGATTAAGTCATTTTATCTTCAACGAGGCCAGAGGAATACAGTTTCCTTACTATTTGATCTTCCATATACAAGAGTAAAGGTTGGGGATTGTTGGGATGTGCCGGTGTCTCTGATAAATACAAAAATCGATTACGACGTAACAGATTACCACCAAAGAAATGAAGCAGTTCTGTTATCAAAACGAACTTTGGATAGTGGTGATATTCTGGTTGAAGTTATGATGAATTTGGATGAGAGTGTTTCTGGAAATACTGGGCGCTACTATGTTCAAAATAGTAATGAAATACTTTTACCCTTCAGCTTGATTAAGAAATATATCGCGTTAGGTGAATTTAATGTAAGCAAAGGATATTGGGAACGTTACATCGGTTATTTAGTGACTGATGGAGGTGGAATTTTGGAAATGGAAGATTCAACTCAAATTTTTCTATTGAAGCCATTAGCAATCGAGACCAAATAGTGCTTCGATATTTCAATTTTTTCAAAAAATGGACGCATCTGATTTTGGTAATGCTCCCAGCTTGTATATATGAAGTACAAGCAGAGACCTATTCATTGAAATTTGGTCCAATGCCGCAACATGTTTTAAAAGGGACAGTTGAAGACTTGAGTGTCGACCCCCCAATCGTTGGCGAAATTGATCTTATTAAGCTTAACAGAGCGCTTTCAGGGAAAAACATTGAGAAAACTCGTGCAGTTTTAGACGCGTATATTTTGAACTTGACAAGTATCGCTCCACCAAAGGCATTTCCACTTACCGTTTCAATCTCAACTTCTACATTTGCGCCACTTAAAATTGACGTTTTACCATCGGATTTAACATGGTATTCCAATCCGGTTACTCAACTTGAGAGGAATTACAATGAATTAGCCAGAGACCAGTTTTGGATTCACAAAGTTAGCTCTGATATCTCACTCACTGGAAGTATTCTTTCTTTCCATTTAAGCGACACGAAGAAATCTTTTCTCTCAACTATGTTTTCATTACCGGAATCAGCTATTGAAGTCGGCGAGAGTTGGGATGTTCCTTATACTCATTTAATAGAGTTGTCTAATGGCGTTACTGTTAAAGAAGCTGAAAGATTTAACAAAGGCATACTCTTAAGTTATGGAGCAAACACTGGAGAAGAAATTTTTGCTGAGATTGTTTATGTGATTCAGGAGCGCATTTCAGGTTTCTATTCCCTGCGACCACATGATAGTCGTGTCGCAAAAAGTGCCTTCGAAATAATAGGTACTTATATCGCGTACGGAAAATTCTTAGTTGAGAAAGGTTGCTGGGATTATTACGTAGGGCAAGAACATTTCTCGGGGCGGGGCTATTTAGATCATATCGATAGTCGCAAATTACGATACTTTGTTCGTCAAGTCATGAGGTAAAGTTTTGATCAAGGCAACAAAATACACTTCATTTATTGCTGGTATAGTGTTTGGCTTCCTTTGGGGCTTGGATAGTTATCAACAAGAGTTGATTCAATCTGAGTTCTGGCCACTAGAAATCAGCTCTCAGAATTTGACTTTACTTTCGATCGTGTACCTTTTTGTCTCTGGGTTTACTTTCATGATCGGTTTTGAATCGTTCAAGAAAATAAACGGTGTTCGGCATCAGCTATCATTAGAGCAAGCAAATCATAAAATATTGAACGAGCTTTATTATCCTGTTTGGGTAAGGATATTGTTTTATCTTTTGGGAAGTTTTATTGGCATGTTTTTACCAGCACTGTTTTTTTGATGAATCACAAAACAATCAAATCAAGCAGGCGGCGTTTTTCAAGACAGTTTTCTCTTTTCTAATCCAATTGTTCTTGGGTTTTTATATCAATATTGACCGTTAATGTTGCAAACAACGCCTTGTGGGTGTTCAATTCCTGCGAATTATAAAAATGGACACTGATCAAAAGGGATTTATATGTTTGAAGCGGTTATTACTTTAGTTTCAGTTACTGCGTTATTGTTGGGGTCTCCGGGGCCGGCGCCGATTGCGTTGTCGGCGTCGGGGGCGACTTATGGCGTGCGTAATAGCGCCCCGTTTTTGTGTGGCATTTTGTCCGGATTGGGTTTTGCGATCATCGGGGCGGCTGTCGGGTTGGCGCTGTTACTCGCGACTTTTCCAAAAGTTGCTTATGCGGTACAACTCTTAGGGGCAATTTATGTGCTTTATATCGCGTACAAGATCGCAACGGCACCTTTTCTGGCACTGAATTCAGATCGCTCGGAATTGGCACCGACATTTTGGGATGGTTTTATTTTAAATCTTCTCAATCCCAAAGCCTATGCCGCGTTCTTTGCGATCTTTTCCCAGTTCCAACTACCTGTGAATAATGCATTTTCCAGTGAGCTTTTAACCGGCCTTGTCTGCCTTGCCGTGGCAGCAGTTGTCGATGTTGTCTGGTTACTGATGGGCGGGTTGATCCGACCTGTATTATCAAGCCCGAAAAAGTCCCGTATTGTCAGAGTGTCGATGTCCGTGAGCATGGTTGTCGTTGTAGCCATTGCACTGGTGCAACAACAGGGCTTGTTAACTATTCAAGCTTGATTTATTCATCGGTCTGATAAGTGATCAGGCTCTACAGGAAATTGATAGTCCTTTGACATTCTCCCCCACCTAACTCAGCGGAGCATTCCCATTACACCTACCAGACCAACGCCTCCCTGTTTTATGTCTGGTGAGGCGCGGCAAGTCTCTAATTAAGCAGGAAGCCGTAAAGGCTTCATCGCTAAGCTACAGTCTTGAGTTCAGTTTGCTGGCTGGACTCTTCCCGGTAACCTAATCCATTCAAACACCATTGGGTGATTGTATCCAGGTAGTCCTGACCGGCGTCTTCAGAGGAAAAGTGTGAAGCATTGTCGAATATGACCACTTTGTTTTTTGGAATTCTCGTTGCCAGTTGCGCCGCATTGCTGGCGAATACAAACGGGTCGTTTTTTCCCCAGGTAATCAATGCGGGGACCTGTAGTTCACTCAGGCGTTGATCAATCCAGGTCAGATCTTCCTTGTAAGTCCCGAAAAAGGCAATTGCGCAACGGTGGGCCTGTTCGTTATGGGTGATCTTGTAGTATTCCTCAATTGCGCGTTTAGAAGGTCGATATTGTTGATAACCCTCTTTAACCGCGGTTAAAAAATTCGTTTTCATCACCGGCTTTTTGTTAATGCCCTTGGCCAGCCAGCGCACGAATCCTGATTTGATCACTGCATTGAGAATTGGAGAGAGTTTGGGTGGATAGGTACCTGGACCATCAAAAATATTGATACTGTGCAGGCGATGGGGGAAATCGATCGCGGTTGCCAATGTGATGGGAACACCGACATCTGGTCCAACCAGATGGGCTTTATCAATGCCAAAATGATCCAGCACCTCAATGACCACACGGCTCAGCTTTCTTGGCGACATATCGCTCTCTTCAGCTTTCGACAAACCAAATCCCGGAATGTCGAATGCGAGCAAATCAAAGTGAGCAGAAAGTGTCTCCCAGGCACTTTCCCACATGCGAATACTTTGGGGCAAGCCGTTAAGTAAAACCAAAGTAGGCGCATTCGCCTTTTTGTGGCGCAGGTACCGTACGTTGAATTTGCCAACCGGTACGTATTTTGGGACAAACAGATCGATCGCTGGCTCGGGTAGGTGTGATGCGTATTCTGAAAGGGCTTTGTTGAGGATAGAATGGGTCATGGCAATGCCTCGCTTGGGTTGTCTCGTGTCTTTTGGGTTACTAATGTATACTAAGATACGAAAATGAGTATTGCTTTACAAGAAGGTACCAAAAGCTTGCCTGGTTACCTTTTGATAACCTATGAGATAGCACAAACATGGTCGCAAAAAATAAACAGGGGAAACGCATCTTCTTGCAGAACGAAGATTGCCCCATTCGTAATGTTGTCGCACAGATTGGCGATAAGTGGTCGATATTGATTCTATTTTGCCTGGTAGAGGGCCCGGATCGCTTTAATTCCCTGAAATCGAGAATCGAAGGTATTTCTCAGCGCATGCTCACGCAGACGCTCAGGGACATGGAGCGAGATGGTTATGTGGAACGAACGGTTTACCCCGAAGTTCCGGTCAAGGTGGAGTACGAATTAACGGCACTGGGTAAAGGCTTGGCTAAATCGGTGTGGGGACTGGTGTCCTGGGCAGAGACTAACCATGAGGAAATACGTAAGTCTCGCCAGAGCTATGATCAGAATAGTCAGGGATGATCTGGTGTTCTGATGTTGTGAAGTGCGTAAATGCCTAATCGTTCCAGCAATAGCTCTCCATGGATAGCGCATGATTGATAATTCCGCCTTCCAGCACCTCAAGCTGATCCGATTCATCGGTTGCACCGATTGCGATGAGCAGCGGCAGGTAGTGCTCTTGGGTCGGATGGGCCCGGGAAAAGTCGGAGGTCAGTTTGCCCGGGTTTTCCAGAGCTCGAATATTGCGCTGGCTCACCTGTTCCCGGGTCCATTGTTCAAAGCGCGTCGCGTACCCGGCGACAGTGGTGCTGTGCATCCGTAAATCAAATAGATTGTGCGTCACACCTCCCGAAGCAATGATCGCAATACCCTGCTCCCTGAGGGATGCAAGTGCAGCCCCCAGTTGTACCAAATCAGCACTGGAAAGCGTGGCATCCAGCGAGAGTTGCAGAACTGGAATATCCGCCTGTGGTCGCAGGAAACGCAGTGGTACCCAGACGCCATGATCCAGTCCTCGAGTGGGCGATGCTTTAACATCGAATTGGCGTCCACCCGATTTGGCACCAATCGTTGCAATCGTTTTCCGAGCCAGTTCCGGCGAGCCGGGCGCCGGGTAGCTCAGTTTATACAGACTGTGTGGAAAACCGCCGAAATCATGAATTGTTGCCGGATTTGAGGCGGTCGTAAGGTAGGTACCCTGTGTAAGCCAATGGGCGGAAATCACCAGGATAGCCTCAACCTCGTCGAAACGATGGGTTTGAGCTTGTAGTAAGGCCCCCGCTACCCCGGGATTGAGCGCGTACATTGGGGAGCCATGGCCGACAAACATCACTGGCGCTTTTGCATTCATTGATATGCCTCCAGATATCTGAACCAGGGAAGATCCGGGCCCACAGGGACGATACCGCCTGGATTCAGGGCCTTGACGGAGTAATAACCGGCTTTGATATGGTCCACTCGCGTATTTTTGGCAAAAGCCTCCATCTGCAACAAGCGTTCAAGGTATTCCGAAAGTCGTGGATACGCCTGGATTGGTTTGAGATTGGTCTTGAACAAGCCGTAGTAGGCGATATCAAAACGAACCAGTGTCACAAATAACCGTATATCGCTTTCGGTTAATTGTCTTCCGACCGCATAGGGCTGTTCTGTGAAATGATGTTCCAGTTTTTCCAATGTCGTAAAAACATCATTGAAGGCCTCTTGATACGCCGCTTGAGAGGAGGCAAATCCGGCTCGGTATACCCCATTGTTAAAGGTGTGGTAGATGCGCTCGTTAAAGGCATCAATTTCAGAGCGCAGTGCTTCCGGGTACAAATCCAGTTTGGATTGGTGCAGTGGTCTCAGGTCTTCATCGAAAATGCGTAGAATCTGTGACGACTCGTTGTTGAAAATAACGTTGTTTTCAGTATCCCAAAGTACCGGGACGGTGGCGCGACCGGTGTATTCGCGATCACTCTGTGTGTAGAGTTGGTGGATGTATTCAACGGCCATTGTATTTTCAGCCATTGTATCTACTGCGGAGCCGCCGGGAAACTGGCCGAATTTCCAGCCAAAATCACTTAAAACAGGATCGACAACCTTGATGTCGATGTGCGCATCTAAACCCAGGAGTGTCCGCGCGATTAACGTTCGAGTGGCCCAGGGACAGATGTAGGCCACATACAGTTGAAATCGACCGGATGCCTCGGCCGCACCTTGCTCAAGACGTTGTGTAAAGGTACTGCTTTGGCGAATGAATCGACCCGCATCATCTTTCTGTTGCACCGGATGCCACTTACCGTGCCACTGACCTTTTACCAGCATCAGTATTCTCCCCTCAGTGTAAAAATTTTTTGTGATGGATGGGCAGCCACAATGTTCGATGTTTGGCTGCCGCTCGTTTCATTGCGTCAAATCAGGCCAGTTTGGACTGAAACGGGTGGCGAATGGAAAATGCACCATCGCCCAGGAAAAACTGGGAAATCGAGGCAACGATCAGGAATGCTGGAAATTCCCAGCCACCGCCTTCATTGCTGAAACTCCAGCCGTTGCTGCCGTGTACGAAAAGAATTGCGCCCAGGAGAACCGGAATCAAGGCAACGGCAACCCAGCGAGCGTATAAGCCTGTGATGAGTGCCACCCCGCCAATTATTTCCAGGCCCATCGTCATGGGGCCCAAAAAGCCGGGAAGACCCAGTGAACTGAAAAAGCCAGCTGTTCCGGCAGGGGTGAAGATAAATAGTTTGGTCAGACCATGTGCCAGATACATCATACCCAGAGCGGTTCGTAATATCGTACCGGCATATTCGTGTTGTTGATTCATTGCAAGCTCCTCTAATTGATTGCTTGCAGACAGTATTCAATATGGCATAAAGTTAAACAATATCTGTATTATTTGACTTATAGTTTAGAAAAATTAAACAATGAACAAGCTTAATTTGATGGAAGCGTATATCGCGGTGTTCGAAGCGGGGAGCTATACGGCAGCCGGGAAACGCCTCGGTAAAACCAAGGCCCTGGTCAGTACGCAAGTATCCCAATTGGAAGACTATCTTCAGATCAGGCTGATTACGCGTTCCACCCGGACAATCAAGCCAACTTCGGCAGGTGTTGCCTATTATGAACAGGCAAAACAAATTCTGGATGAGATCGCCAACCTTGAATCCCGGCTCCGGTCTGAACATCATGAGTTGGTGGGGCGGCTGCGGATATCAGTACCGACGACCTATGGTGAGTTGGTGGTGATGCCCTTTATGGCCAGACTTCTCGAACGGTATCCACGGTTAGAAATTGATATCGTACTGAATGACCGTTATGTGGATATCATTGAAGAAGGGTTTGACGCCGCGATTCGGATCGGCGATCTGGAAGACTCCGCACTGGTTGCCAGTTTTATCGGCAATGTAGATATGCAACTCTATGCGGCACCGGGCTTTTTAAGGGCACATGGTCAGCCGGAAACATGGGCACAATTGAGTGGTTTCCCCTGTATTTTTGATTGCAACACGCGTCATGTATCCAATTGGGCGGTTCAGGTCGACAGCGGTAAACTCAAGGTCGACCTGAATCAGGTTATTCGCGTGAATAGTGCACTGGCTGCCGCGAATCTTGCGAAATCCGGGGCAGGCATCTCATTCGGCCCTGATTTTGCGCTGCGAGAATCGGTCGCTAAGGGGGAGCTGGTGCTGTTACTTGAAGATCAACATCAAACCCGATATCCAGTGCATATCCTCTACCCGCATCGGAAATACCTGTCTGCAAGAGTCTCCACGTTCATTACCGAGTTCAAGCAATATATCGCTGAGTCTGGCGTGATATCGGGGAATTAAGTTTACTTCACCGGGATGTAAAAACTGACATTGAATGCACCTGTTTTTTCTGCTTCGACATCTTTATGAAGTACCTTAAAACAGGGTCGGTCATC contains these protein-coding regions:
- a CDS encoding IS1380 family transposase, whose protein sequence is MSKNTHKSAKKPAAKIRYQHTGKKLTSQAGIIPAMHFLDHIGFTEACQKHLDLQRGNSARYSLGDSIYLTIIGIIAGATSLRKVVFVWADQVLREVGGWLSIPDDCTLGRIFRCGKLKHVTQLEQINHILRQGVWHRALKSGTWLPGTLYRGWIDVDSTVKTVYGQQEGAEKGYNPTKKGSNSYHPLVAFCSHTKEILQAWLRSGSTYTSNGIVGFMQQLSAQMPPRMRLLFRGDSGFFVGELMDWLDQARHGYLIKVKLKGLAALLDKQAWQRVPGHTGWEQCDFFHQCGQWERARRFVAVRRKTAFITKGPQQALLNEPVYDYFCYVTTERLSPWQAHTTYGKRATCETWLDEAKNQMGLAQIKSHDFMASSLIFQCAVLAYNTVRWMALLSDNDELKRWEIQTIRTFLVRTAGQLLRGGNQLKVNVPSNHLHPTPWADWLKLSFIH
- a CDS encoding LysE family translocator, whose product is MFEAVITLVSVTALLLGSPGPAPIALSASGATYGVRNSAPFLCGILSGLGFAIIGAAVGLALLLATFPKVAYAVQLLGAIYVLYIAYKIATAPFLALNSDRSELAPTFWDGFILNLLNPKAYAAFFAIFSQFQLPVNNAFSSELLTGLVCLAVAAVVDVVWLLMGGLIRPVLSSPKKSRIVRVSMSVSMVVVVAIALVQQQGLLTIQA
- a CDS encoding alpha/beta fold hydrolase, encoding MTHSILNKALSEYASHLPEPAIDLFVPKYVPVGKFNVRYLRHKKANAPTLVLLNGLPQSIRMWESAWETLSAHFDLLAFDIPGFGLSKAEESDMSPRKLSRVVIEVLDHFGIDKAHLVGPDVGVPITLATAIDFPHRLHSINIFDGPGTYPPKLSPILNAVIKSGFVRWLAKGINKKPVMKTNFLTAVKEGYQQYRPSKRAIEEYYKITHNEQAHRCAIAFFGTYKEDLTWIDQRLSELQVPALITWGKNDPFVFASNAAQLATRIPKNKVVIFDNASHFSSEDAGQDYLDTITQWCLNGLGYREESSQQTELKTVA
- a CDS encoding winged helix-turn-helix transcriptional regulator, with the translated sequence MVAKNKQGKRIFLQNEDCPIRNVVAQIGDKWSILILFCLVEGPDRFNSLKSRIEGISQRMLTQTLRDMERDGYVERTVYPEVPVKVEYELTALGKGLAKSVWGLVSWAETNHEEIRKSRQSYDQNSQG
- a CDS encoding DODA-type extradiol aromatic ring-opening family dioxygenase, which gives rise to MNAKAPVMFVGHGSPMYALNPGVAGALLQAQTHRFDEVEAILVISAHWLTQGTYLTTASNPATIHDFGGFPHSLYKLSYPAPGSPELARKTIATIGAKSGGRQFDVKASPTRGLDHGVWVPLRFLRPQADIPVLQLSLDATLSSADLVQLGAALASLREQGIAIIASGGVTHNLFDLRMHSTTVAGYATRFEQWTREQVSQRNIRALENPGKLTSDFSRAHPTQEHYLPLLIAIGATDESDQLEVLEGGIINHALSMESYCWND
- a CDS encoding glutathione S-transferase family protein; protein product: MLVKGQWHGKWHPVQQKDDAGRFIRQSSTFTQRLEQGAAEASGRFQLYVAYICPWATRTLIARTLLGLDAHIDIKVVDPVLSDFGWKFGQFPGGSAVDTMAENTMAVEYIHQLYTQSDREYTGRATVPVLWDTENNVIFNNESSQILRIFDEDLRPLHQSKLDLYPEALRSEIDAFNERIYHTFNNGVYRAGFASSQAAYQEAFNDVFTTLEKLEHHFTEQPYAVGRQLTESDIRLFVTLVRFDIAYYGLFKTNLKPIQAYPRLSEYLERLLQMEAFAKNTRVDHIKAGYYSVKALNPGGIVPVGPDLPWFRYLEAYQ
- a CDS encoding DoxX family protein, whose translation is MNQQHEYAGTILRTALGMMYLAHGLTKLFIFTPAGTAGFFSSLGLPGFLGPMTMGLEIIGGVALITGLYARWVAVALIPVLLGAILFVHGSNGWSFSNEGGGWEFPAFLIVASISQFFLGDGAFSIRHPFQSKLA
- a CDS encoding LysR family transcriptional regulator yields the protein MNKLNLMEAYIAVFEAGSYTAAGKRLGKTKALVSTQVSQLEDYLQIRLITRSTRTIKPTSAGVAYYEQAKQILDEIANLESRLRSEHHELVGRLRISVPTTYGELVVMPFMARLLERYPRLEIDIVLNDRYVDIIEEGFDAAIRIGDLEDSALVASFIGNVDMQLYAAPGFLRAHGQPETWAQLSGFPCIFDCNTRHVSNWAVQVDSGKLKVDLNQVIRVNSALAAANLAKSGAGISFGPDFALRESVAKGELVLLLEDQHQTRYPVHILYPHRKYLSARVSTFITEFKQYIAESGVISGN